A genome region from Stenotrophomonas maltophilia includes the following:
- a CDS encoding DUF6691 family protein, with protein sequence MSRAVWAAGAAGALFGMGLALSGMTDARRVLGFLDITGDFDPTLMWVLGSALLVSAVGQRWVLRRVQPWFSLHFQLPAARGVDARLLLGAALFGIGWGWAGYCPGPAIAGLAVASRESLWFVPAMLAGFWLHDRFVR encoded by the coding sequence ATGAGCCGCGCAGTCTGGGCCGCCGGCGCGGCGGGCGCATTGTTTGGCATGGGGTTGGCGCTTTCGGGAATGACCGACGCGCGTCGTGTCCTCGGCTTCCTCGACATCACGGGCGACTTCGATCCCACGCTGATGTGGGTGCTGGGCTCGGCGCTGCTGGTCAGTGCGGTCGGGCAGCGTTGGGTGCTGCGGCGCGTGCAGCCGTGGTTCTCGCTCCACTTCCAGCTGCCTGCTGCCCGGGGTGTCGATGCTCGCCTGCTGCTGGGTGCCGCGCTGTTCGGCATCGGCTGGGGCTGGGCGGGCTATTGCCCGGGCCCGGCCATCGCCGGGCTGGCCGTGGCATCGCGCGAATCCCTGTGGTTCGTGCCGGCGATGCTTGCAGGATTCTGGCTGCACGACCGCTTCGTCCGTTGA
- a CDS encoding helix-turn-helix domain-containing protein, with protein sequence MGAIFHLRHYGQATGLDRHDYAQWVLPLRGELQFEMEGRGGRLDVLQGAFVAAGEAHDQMADGPNGFVIVDCAPGVLDDGTQEHLCRQRWLYLPLALRRRLASVQAGQPMPALLPQLLQVFAPAGSGARMQGLCAAVQAEPGQAWPVARMAAFVGVGESRLHALFQREFGLSPQAWLSACRLRWAKHQLRTSTASICDIALAAGYSEQSALTRALRRECGQTPAAWRRGAI encoded by the coding sequence ATGGGCGCCATCTTCCACCTGCGGCACTACGGCCAGGCCACCGGCCTGGACCGCCATGACTATGCGCAGTGGGTGCTGCCGCTGCGGGGTGAACTGCAATTCGAAATGGAAGGCCGCGGTGGTCGCCTGGACGTCCTGCAGGGGGCATTCGTTGCCGCCGGTGAGGCGCATGACCAGATGGCGGATGGGCCGAATGGTTTCGTGATCGTCGATTGTGCCCCGGGTGTGCTCGATGACGGCACGCAGGAGCATCTGTGCCGCCAACGCTGGCTTTACCTGCCATTGGCGCTGCGCCGGCGTCTTGCCAGCGTACAGGCTGGGCAACCGATGCCGGCGCTGTTGCCGCAGTTGTTGCAGGTGTTTGCCCCCGCCGGCAGTGGCGCACGCATGCAGGGGCTGTGCGCGGCAGTGCAGGCGGAGCCCGGCCAGGCGTGGCCGGTGGCGCGCATGGCCGCGTTCGTGGGTGTCGGCGAGAGCCGCTTGCATGCGCTGTTCCAGCGTGAGTTCGGGCTCAGCCCGCAGGCTTGGCTCAGTGCGTGCCGGTTGCGCTGGGCCAAGCACCAGCTGCGCACCAGCACCGCGTCGATCTGCGATATCGCACTCGCTGCAGGCTATTCCGAGCAGAGCGCACTGACCCGAGCGCTGCGCCGCGAGTGCGGCCAGACCCCCGCAGCGTGGCGCCGGGGCGCCATCTGA
- a CDS encoding DUF6491 family protein gives MQVMTDQYVRLVLAAGLGLALAATASAQQRMPPAPHCMDAVGVQEVEQASPRSIALRAASGQAYRIDFSEDCPGVRAATTLKLEAPAGWACGRPSERVVVDGRSCAVSAVTPVQNRDYASVTRDSDRLRTATLPAMTIRERKEVRRSFGGSPSYCFATRNVRAWSSDPQGMLVETNPRRNGGHRYYRVELGSHCRQLDRAPQLSFHSGLQNGLICGNPGDRVTTAGFEAGDLRHDGIAPLPQYTRGSCTIQAVYPASGQASN, from the coding sequence ATGCAGGTCATGACCGATCAGTACGTGCGCCTGGTGCTTGCTGCCGGCCTCGGCCTGGCCCTCGCCGCGACGGCCTCCGCACAGCAACGTATGCCACCGGCACCGCATTGCATGGACGCTGTCGGAGTGCAGGAAGTGGAGCAGGCCTCGCCGCGCTCGATTGCCCTGCGCGCTGCGTCCGGCCAGGCCTATCGCATCGATTTCAGCGAGGATTGCCCCGGGGTCCGCGCAGCCACCACCTTGAAGCTGGAAGCGCCCGCCGGTTGGGCCTGCGGCCGACCCAGCGAGCGCGTCGTGGTTGACGGCCGCAGCTGCGCCGTCAGCGCGGTCACGCCGGTACAGAACCGCGACTATGCCAGCGTGACCCGCGACAGCGACCGCCTGCGCACCGCTACCCTGCCCGCCATGACCATCCGCGAACGCAAGGAGGTGCGCCGCAGCTTCGGCGGCTCGCCCTCGTACTGCTTCGCGACCCGCAACGTGCGCGCATGGTCGTCCGATCCGCAGGGCATGCTGGTGGAGACCAATCCGCGCCGCAATGGCGGGCATCGCTACTACCGCGTGGAACTCGGCAGCCATTGCCGCCAGCTTGATCGTGCGCCACAGCTCAGCTTCCACTCCGGCCTGCAGAATGGCCTGATCTGCGGCAATCCCGGCGACCGGGTCACGACCGCCGGGTTCGAAGCAGGCGACCTGCGCCATGACGGGATCGCGCCGCTGCCGCAGTACACCCGCGGCAGCTGCACGATCCAGGCGGTCTACCCGGCCTCCGGCCAGGCGTCGAACTAA
- a CDS encoding DMT family transporter, which translates to MRNNPMALGIANGVAAGALWGVVFLAPAVLQSFNALQLSAGRYLVYGLIAVALLLPRWKRLAPKLGRAEWIGLLWLSLAGNLVYFLLLATAVQWAGGAAASLIVGLIPAVVTLVGVREQGAVPLKQLLPALGLCVLGVALVGWEALMSEHLATPWRQRLIGLLCAFGALFSWALYSIGNSRWLARRPDLSSHDWSLLTGVTTGGLALLLVPMAFIGHTGSHSAAQWSGFWAISAGVAVVASILGNAFWNRASRLLPLTLTGQMIVFETLFALLYAFAWQQRWPTLLEALAIVFLVAGVMLCAHAHRTPRAIAEHAG; encoded by the coding sequence ATGCGCAACAACCCGATGGCCCTGGGCATCGCCAATGGCGTTGCCGCCGGCGCGCTCTGGGGCGTGGTCTTCCTCGCGCCCGCTGTGCTGCAGTCGTTCAACGCCCTGCAACTGTCCGCCGGTCGCTACCTGGTCTATGGCCTGATTGCCGTAGCCCTGTTGCTGCCGCGCTGGAAACGGCTGGCGCCGAAGCTCGGTCGCGCCGAATGGATCGGCCTGCTGTGGCTGAGCCTGGCTGGCAACCTCGTGTACTTCCTGTTGCTGGCCACCGCGGTGCAGTGGGCAGGCGGCGCGGCGGCGTCCCTGATTGTCGGCCTGATTCCGGCGGTGGTCACCCTGGTCGGCGTGCGCGAACAGGGTGCAGTGCCTTTGAAGCAGCTGCTGCCGGCGTTGGGCCTGTGCGTGCTCGGCGTGGCCTTGGTCGGCTGGGAGGCACTGATGTCCGAGCACCTGGCAACCCCGTGGCGGCAGCGCCTGATCGGCCTGTTGTGCGCGTTTGGCGCGCTGTTCTCGTGGGCACTGTACTCGATCGGCAACAGCCGCTGGCTGGCGCGCCGGCCGGACCTGTCCAGCCACGACTGGTCACTGCTGACCGGCGTCACCACCGGTGGCCTGGCCCTGCTGCTGGTGCCGATGGCCTTCATCGGTCACACCGGCAGCCATTCGGCGGCGCAATGGAGCGGGTTCTGGGCCATCAGTGCGGGTGTGGCAGTGGTGGCCTCGATCCTCGGCAACGCATTCTGGAACCGGGCCAGTCGCCTGCTGCCACTGACCCTCACCGGGCAGATGATTGTGTTCGAGACGCTGTTCGCGCTGCTGTACGCCTTCGCCTGGCAGCAGCGTTGGCCGACGCTGCTGGAGGCGCTGGCAATCGTGTTCCTGGTGGCGGGTGTGATGCTGTGCGCGCATGCACATCGCACGCCGCGGGCAATCGCCGAACATGCCGGCTGA
- a CDS encoding linear amide C-N hydrolase, translated as MARMKWMGRGMLVVALAAAVAPALACTRAVYLGDNGDVITARSMDWKVDVATNLYILPRGIARTGQAGPKSLAWTARYGSVVATGYDVSTTDGMNEKGLVANLLWLVESEYPQQRGTKPGLAISLWAQYVLDNFATVDEAVAALRREPYSIVTDKVPGEDRQATLHLSLSDASGDSAIVEYIGGRQVIHHDRRYQVMTNSPIFEQQLALNTYWQQIGGTVMLPGTNRSADRFARASFYINAIPKAEDPVVALASVFSVIRNTSVPYGITTPGEPNISSTRWRTVADHKRRLYFFESALTPNTFWVDLNKVDFGGKVLKLDLGPDQRNTFSGDALGQFVPSAPFTFLGVDG; from the coding sequence ATGGCACGGATGAAGTGGATGGGAAGAGGGATGCTGGTGGTCGCGCTGGCCGCAGCCGTGGCACCGGCTCTGGCCTGCACGCGCGCGGTGTACCTGGGCGACAACGGTGATGTGATCACCGCGCGCTCGATGGACTGGAAGGTCGATGTGGCGACCAACCTCTACATACTGCCGCGCGGCATTGCGCGCACCGGCCAGGCAGGCCCGAAGTCGTTGGCCTGGACCGCGCGCTACGGCTCGGTGGTGGCGACCGGCTACGACGTGTCGACCACCGATGGCATGAACGAAAAGGGCCTGGTGGCCAACCTGCTGTGGCTGGTCGAATCGGAGTATCCACAGCAGCGTGGCACCAAACCGGGCCTGGCCATCTCGCTGTGGGCACAGTACGTGCTGGACAACTTCGCCACGGTGGACGAGGCGGTGGCAGCGCTGAGGCGTGAACCGTATTCGATCGTCACGGACAAGGTGCCCGGTGAGGATCGCCAGGCGACGCTGCACCTGTCGCTGTCCGATGCCAGCGGCGACAGCGCCATCGTCGAGTACATCGGCGGTCGTCAGGTGATCCATCATGACCGGCGCTACCAGGTGATGACCAACTCGCCGATCTTCGAGCAGCAGCTGGCGCTCAACACCTACTGGCAGCAGATCGGTGGCACGGTGATGCTGCCGGGCACCAACCGTTCCGCCGACCGCTTCGCGCGCGCCTCTTTCTACATCAACGCCATTCCCAAGGCCGAAGACCCGGTCGTGGCGCTGGCCAGTGTGTTCAGCGTGATCCGCAATACCTCGGTGCCCTACGGCATCACCACGCCGGGCGAGCCGAACATTTCATCCACGCGCTGGCGCACCGTGGCCGACCACAAGCGGAGGCTGTACTTCTTCGAATCCGCACTGACCCCGAACACGTTCTGGGTCGATCTGAACAAGGTCGATTTCGGTGGCAAGGTGCTCAAGCTGGATCTTGGCCCGGACCAGCGCAATACCTTCTCCGGCGATGCACTGGGCCAGTTCGTGCCCAGCGCACCGTTCACCTTCCTCGGCGTCGACGGTTAG
- a CDS encoding YeeE/YedE family protein, whose translation MNVPWSAVAGGALIGAAAVLLLATIGRVAGISGIAAGSLHAAKGERGWRWAFLAGLLASAGLVLWWQSVPEASPRVLLRDALPAWQLIGAGLLVGFGTRLGNGCTSGHGVCGMARGSKRSLAAVLVFMACAMLTTFLVRHGGGLA comes from the coding sequence ATGAACGTGCCATGGAGTGCAGTGGCAGGTGGTGCGTTGATCGGCGCCGCTGCGGTGCTGTTGCTCGCCACCATCGGACGCGTGGCGGGCATCAGCGGCATCGCCGCGGGCAGCCTGCACGCAGCCAAAGGCGAGCGTGGCTGGCGCTGGGCCTTCCTGGCCGGACTGCTCGCGTCGGCTGGGCTGGTCCTGTGGTGGCAATCGGTGCCCGAGGCATCGCCACGCGTGTTGCTGCGTGATGCTTTGCCGGCCTGGCAGTTGATCGGAGCCGGGCTGCTGGTCGGCTTCGGTACACGGCTGGGCAATGGCTGCACCAGTGGTCACGGCGTCTGCGGCATGGCCCGCGGCTCAAAGCGTTCGCTGGCAGCCGTGCTGGTGTTCATGGCCTGCGCGATGCTGACCACCTTCCTGGTCCGTCATGGCGGAGGCCTGGCATGA